A single window of Triplophysa rosa linkage group LG20, Trosa_1v2, whole genome shotgun sequence DNA harbors:
- the phf2 gene encoding lysine-specific demethylase phf2 isoform X3: MATVPVYCICRLPYDVTQFMIECDACKDWFHGSCVGVDEDEAPDIDIYHCPNCEKTHGKSTLKKKKSWYKHDTGQSGDVKPVQNGSQMFIKELRSRTFPSSEDVVVKLSGSQLTLDYLEENGFNEPILIPKKDGLGMSMPAPTFYISDVENYVGPDVLVDVVDVTKQTNSQMKLKEFVDYYYSTNRKKVLNVINLEFSDSRMGSIVESPQIIRRLSWVENYWPDDALLGKPKVSKYCLICVKDSYTDFHIECGGASVWYHVLKGEKIFFLIKPTSANLSLYERWRSSSNNTEMFFADQVDKCYKCTLKQGQTLFIPSGWINAVLTPVDCLAFSGHFVHSLSVEMQMRAYEVEKRLKVASLTPFPNFETACWYVGKYYLERFKGLHKANKQPPPYLVHGAKIVNGAFRSWTKKQALLEHEDELPENMKPAQLIKDLAKEIRISENATKAIKSEPSNSKPPAEEPPSALSEPEEPMSPARISSPPRDKPARKKATKPPKPPKAPKPPKVPKIKEGGKKKCKKEKESIIPEKKPSSLAALESHAKDILNKMDQPKKLKNSKPDSLLKMEEEHKFDRSLHGHKDNKFAFSMSHKKLLGSKTLKTQSNLSVFGSIQNIKEEKPKPVRDEYEYVSDEGELKIDEFPIRRKKNAVKREFSFLSNIKEPIQPSKKSKLQPSVIKSGDSSDEESLHIDTEAKTDVKGRNSKVSKKKGGSSAGILDLLQASKQVGGIDYSNNSQPPASPSTQEAIQGMLSMANLQSADSCLQPTWSNSQAKNNSHSGAASKKPNVASGGGNSKRPAKRLPKKTQKSSSVDSSDMFDDDQDHLEACFKDSDYVYPSLESEEDNPIFKSRSKKRKNTDDTPYSPTARVGPTVPRQERPAREGARVASIETGLAAAAAKLSHQEEQKIKKKKKNTKKKPVTVEEPHRLSQDSSSPEPTPDLETNPADHEDNTGTGKTAGISQPMAPGVFLNQRRPSSSSSSQNTSSVPPAKVERGNSTDAKAKRLKKGMATAKQRLGKILKIHRNGKLLL; this comes from the exons ATGGCGACTGTACCCGTGTATTGCATCTGCAGATTACCTTACGACGTAACCCAGTTTATGATCGAATGCGACGCATGCAAAGACTGGTTTCACGGCAG CTGTGTGGGAGTGGATGAAGATGAAGCACCAGATATCGATATCTATCACTGTCCTAACTGTGAAAAGACTCACGGCAAATCCACCT tgaaaaagaaaaagagctGGTATAAACATGACACGGGGCAAAGCGGAGATGTCAAACCGGTTCAGAACGGCAGTCAAATGTTCATAAAAGAGCTACGCAGCAGAACGTTCCCAAG TTCAGAAGATGTGGTGGTGAAGCTGTCAGGAAGTCAGTTGACGCTGGATTACCTTGAGGAGAATGGATTCAATGAGCCCATTTTGATTCCGAAGAAAGATGGTTTGGGGATGTCCATGCCCGCACCCACCTTCTACATCAGTGATGTGGAAAACTATGTTG GGCCTGATGTTCTTGTGGATGTTGTCGATGTAACCAAGCAAACCAACAGCCAGATGAAGTTAAAAGAGTTTGTTGATTACTACTATAGCACAAACCGAAAGAAAGTATTAAATGTGATCAACCTGGAGTTTTCAGACTCAAG AATGGGCAGTATTGTGGAGAGTCCGCAGATAATTCGCAGATTGTCCTGGGTAGAAAACTACTGGCCAGACGATGCATTGTTGGGGAAACCTAAAGTGTCCAAGTACTGTCTCATCTGTGTGAAAGACAGCTACACAGACTTCCATATCGAGTGCGGTGGTGCCTCTGTATGGTATCATGTACTAAAG GGAGAGAAGATCTTCTTCCTCATCAAGCCCACCTCCGCCAACCTGTCTCTGTACGAGCGCTGGAGATCTTCCTCCAACAACACCGAGATGTTCTTCGCCGACCAGGTGGACAAGTGTTACAAGTGCACACTGAAACAAGGGCAGACTCTCTTCATTCCATCAG GATGGATTAATGCAGTACTGACTCCTGTAGACTGCTTGGCCTTCTCCGGCCACTTCGTCCACAGTCTGAGCGTAGAGATGCAAATGAG AGCATACGAAGTGGAAAAAAGACTCAAGGTCGCCAGCCTCACTCCATTTCCAAACTTTGAAACAGCATGTTGGTATGTGGGGAAGTATTACCTGGAGCGGTTTAAAG GTTTACATAAGGCAAATAAGCAGCCGCCTCCCTATTTGGTACACGGTGCCAAAATCGTCAATGGAGCTTTCAGATCGTGGACTAAAAAACAG GCTCTTTTAGAACACGAGGACGAGCTTCCAGAAAACATGAAGCCAGCGCAGCTTATTAAAGACCTTGCCAAAGAGATTCGGATTTCAGAG AATGCAACAAAAGCCATAAAGAGCGAACCCAGCAACTCGAAGCCCCCAGCAGAGGAACCTCCATCTGCTTTATCTGAGCCTGAAGAGCCCATGTCCCCCGCCCGCATCTCCTCTCCCCCGAGAGATAAGCCAGCCAGGAAGAAAGCCACGAAGCCACCCAAACCGCCAAAGGCACCCAAGCCTCCGAAGGTGCCCAAAATAAAAGAAGGTGGCAAGAAGAAAtgcaagaaagaaaaagagagtaTTAtaccagagaaaaagccctcGAGTCTGGCAGCGCTCGAGTCTCACGCAAAGGACATCCTAAACAAGATGGACCAGCCAAAAAAATTAAAG AACAGCAAACCTGATTCATTGTTGAAGATGGAGGAAGAGCACAAATTTGACAGAAGTTTACACGGCCATAAAGACAACAAGTTTGCGTTTTCAATGTCGCATAAGAAGTTGCTGGG ATCAAAGACGCTCAAGACTCAGAGCAATTTGAGTGTTTTTGGCTCTATACAAAACATTAAGGAGGAAAAGCCCAAGCCCGTGCGGGACGAGTACGAGTACGTCTCTGATGAGGGGGAGCTTAAGATCGACGAATTCCCAATCAGGAGGAAAAAGAACGCTGTCAAGAGAGAATTCTCCT TTTTATCAAACATCAAAGAGCCCATTCAGCCATCGAAAAAGTCAAAGCTTCAACCGTCGGTCATAAAG AGTGGAGATTCGTCAGATGAAGAATCGCTCCACATAGACACGGAGGCTAAGACGGATGTCAAAGGCCGTAACTCCAAGGTATCGAAGAAGAAAGGAGGAAGTTCAGCCGGGATTCTGGACCTCCTACAGGCCAGCAAACAAGTGGGCGGCATTGACTACAGTAATAACAG TCAGCCACCTGCATCCCCCAGCACACAGGAAGCCATTCAGGGCATGCTGTCCATGGCTAACCTGCAGTCAGCAGACTCTTGTCTGCAACCCACCTGGAGCAACAGCCAGGCTAAGAACAATTCCCACAGCGGCGCCGCCAGCAAGAAGCCAAACGTCGCGAGCGGCGGTGGAAACAGCAAGCGGCCGGCCAAACGTCTGCCTAAGAAAACGCAAAAGAGCAGCAGCGTGGACAGTTCGGACATGTTCGATGATGACCAGGACCACCTTGAGGCTTGCTTTAAGGATTCTGATTATG TTTATCCATCGCTAGAGTCTGAGGAAGACAACCCCATTTTCAAATCCAGAtcgaaaaaaaggaaaaatacagaTGACACTCCATATAGCCCGACAG CGCGAGTTGGGCCGACTGTACCGCGCCAGGAAAGACCAGCAAGAGAGGGAGCGCGAGTGGCGTCTATAGAGACGGGGCTGGCAGCTGCAGCAGCCAAACTCTCTCATCAG GAAGAACAGAAgatcaagaagaagaagaagaataccAAAAAGAAGCCTGTGACTGTGGAAGAGCCACACAGACTCTCTCAGGACAGCAGCTCTCCAGAACCCACACCGGACTTAGAGACCAACCCGGCCGACCACGAGGACAACACCGGGACGGGCAAGACGGCCGGCATTTCGCAACCCATGGCCCCCGGAGTCTTCCTCAACCAGCGGCGGCCTTCGTCGTCATCATCGTCTCAGAACACCTCATCTGTCCCGCCAGCAAAAGTCGAACGTGGGAACTCGACAGACGCCAAAG CCAAGCGACTTAAGAAGGGAATGGCGACGGCCAAACAGAGACTAGGAAAAATCTTAAAGATTCATCGTAACGGCAAACTCCTGCTGTAA
- the phf2 gene encoding lysine-specific demethylase phf2 isoform X1 → MATVPVYCICRLPYDVTQFMIECDACKDWFHGSCVGVDEDEAPDIDIYHCPNCEKTHGKSTLKKKKSWYKHDTGQSGDVKPVQNGSQMFIKELRSRTFPSSEDVVVKLSGSQLTLDYLEENGFNEPILIPKKDGLGMSMPAPTFYISDVENYVGPDVLVDVVDVTKQTNSQMKLKEFVDYYYSTNRKKVLNVINLEFSDSRMGSIVESPQIIRRLSWVENYWPDDALLGKPKVSKYCLICVKDSYTDFHIECGGASVWYHVLKGEKIFFLIKPTSANLSLYERWRSSSNNTEMFFADQVDKCYKCTLKQGQTLFIPSGWINAVLTPVDCLAFSGHFVHSLSVEMQMRAYEVEKRLKVASLTPFPNFETACWYVGKYYLERFKGLHKANKQPPPYLVHGAKIVNGAFRSWTKKQALLEHEDELPENMKPAQLIKDLAKEIRISENATKAIKSEPSNSKPPAEEPPSALSEPEEPMSPARISSPPRDKPARKKATKPPKPPKAPKPPKVPKIKEGGKKKCKKEKESIIPEKKPSSLAALESHAKDILNKMDQPKKLKMAKTGLSVIEKETSKPSDVQKFEMIREHNKNKTEAKWKYKNSKPDSLLKMEEEHKFDRSLHGHKDNKFAFSMSHKKLLGSKTLKTQSNLSVFGSIQNIKEEKPKPVRDEYEYVSDEGELKIDEFPIRRKKNAVKREFSFLSNIKEPIQPSKKSKLQPSVIKSGDSSDEESLHIDTEAKTDVKGRNSKVSKKKGGSSAGILDLLQASKQVGGIDYSNNSQPPASPSTQEAIQGMLSMANLQSADSCLQPTWSNSQAKNNSHSGAASKKPNVASGGGNSKRPAKRLPKKTQKSSSVDSSDMFDDDQDHLEACFKDSDYVYPSLESEEDNPIFKSRSKKRKNTDDTPYSPTARVGPTVPRQERPAREGARVASIETGLAAAAAKLSHQEEQKIKKKKKNTKKKPVTVEEPHRLSQDSSSPEPTPDLETNPADHEDNTGTGKTAGISQPMAPGVFLNQRRPSSSSSSQNTSSVPPAKVERGNSTDAKAKRLKKGMATAKQRLGKILKIHRNGKLLL, encoded by the exons ATGGCGACTGTACCCGTGTATTGCATCTGCAGATTACCTTACGACGTAACCCAGTTTATGATCGAATGCGACGCATGCAAAGACTGGTTTCACGGCAG CTGTGTGGGAGTGGATGAAGATGAAGCACCAGATATCGATATCTATCACTGTCCTAACTGTGAAAAGACTCACGGCAAATCCACCT tgaaaaagaaaaagagctGGTATAAACATGACACGGGGCAAAGCGGAGATGTCAAACCGGTTCAGAACGGCAGTCAAATGTTCATAAAAGAGCTACGCAGCAGAACGTTCCCAAG TTCAGAAGATGTGGTGGTGAAGCTGTCAGGAAGTCAGTTGACGCTGGATTACCTTGAGGAGAATGGATTCAATGAGCCCATTTTGATTCCGAAGAAAGATGGTTTGGGGATGTCCATGCCCGCACCCACCTTCTACATCAGTGATGTGGAAAACTATGTTG GGCCTGATGTTCTTGTGGATGTTGTCGATGTAACCAAGCAAACCAACAGCCAGATGAAGTTAAAAGAGTTTGTTGATTACTACTATAGCACAAACCGAAAGAAAGTATTAAATGTGATCAACCTGGAGTTTTCAGACTCAAG AATGGGCAGTATTGTGGAGAGTCCGCAGATAATTCGCAGATTGTCCTGGGTAGAAAACTACTGGCCAGACGATGCATTGTTGGGGAAACCTAAAGTGTCCAAGTACTGTCTCATCTGTGTGAAAGACAGCTACACAGACTTCCATATCGAGTGCGGTGGTGCCTCTGTATGGTATCATGTACTAAAG GGAGAGAAGATCTTCTTCCTCATCAAGCCCACCTCCGCCAACCTGTCTCTGTACGAGCGCTGGAGATCTTCCTCCAACAACACCGAGATGTTCTTCGCCGACCAGGTGGACAAGTGTTACAAGTGCACACTGAAACAAGGGCAGACTCTCTTCATTCCATCAG GATGGATTAATGCAGTACTGACTCCTGTAGACTGCTTGGCCTTCTCCGGCCACTTCGTCCACAGTCTGAGCGTAGAGATGCAAATGAG AGCATACGAAGTGGAAAAAAGACTCAAGGTCGCCAGCCTCACTCCATTTCCAAACTTTGAAACAGCATGTTGGTATGTGGGGAAGTATTACCTGGAGCGGTTTAAAG GTTTACATAAGGCAAATAAGCAGCCGCCTCCCTATTTGGTACACGGTGCCAAAATCGTCAATGGAGCTTTCAGATCGTGGACTAAAAAACAG GCTCTTTTAGAACACGAGGACGAGCTTCCAGAAAACATGAAGCCAGCGCAGCTTATTAAAGACCTTGCCAAAGAGATTCGGATTTCAGAG AATGCAACAAAAGCCATAAAGAGCGAACCCAGCAACTCGAAGCCCCCAGCAGAGGAACCTCCATCTGCTTTATCTGAGCCTGAAGAGCCCATGTCCCCCGCCCGCATCTCCTCTCCCCCGAGAGATAAGCCAGCCAGGAAGAAAGCCACGAAGCCACCCAAACCGCCAAAGGCACCCAAGCCTCCGAAGGTGCCCAAAATAAAAGAAGGTGGCAAGAAGAAAtgcaagaaagaaaaagagagtaTTAtaccagagaaaaagccctcGAGTCTGGCAGCGCTCGAGTCTCACGCAAAGGACATCCTAAACAAGATGGACCAGCCAAAAAAATTAAAG ATGGCAAAGACTGGGTTGAGTGTCATAGAGAAAGAGACAAGTAAACCCAGTGACGTTCAGAAGTTTGAGATGATTCGAGAGCACAATAAGAACAAGACTGAGGCAAAATGGAAATACAAG AACAGCAAACCTGATTCATTGTTGAAGATGGAGGAAGAGCACAAATTTGACAGAAGTTTACACGGCCATAAAGACAACAAGTTTGCGTTTTCAATGTCGCATAAGAAGTTGCTGGG ATCAAAGACGCTCAAGACTCAGAGCAATTTGAGTGTTTTTGGCTCTATACAAAACATTAAGGAGGAAAAGCCCAAGCCCGTGCGGGACGAGTACGAGTACGTCTCTGATGAGGGGGAGCTTAAGATCGACGAATTCCCAATCAGGAGGAAAAAGAACGCTGTCAAGAGAGAATTCTCCT TTTTATCAAACATCAAAGAGCCCATTCAGCCATCGAAAAAGTCAAAGCTTCAACCGTCGGTCATAAAG AGTGGAGATTCGTCAGATGAAGAATCGCTCCACATAGACACGGAGGCTAAGACGGATGTCAAAGGCCGTAACTCCAAGGTATCGAAGAAGAAAGGAGGAAGTTCAGCCGGGATTCTGGACCTCCTACAGGCCAGCAAACAAGTGGGCGGCATTGACTACAGTAATAACAG TCAGCCACCTGCATCCCCCAGCACACAGGAAGCCATTCAGGGCATGCTGTCCATGGCTAACCTGCAGTCAGCAGACTCTTGTCTGCAACCCACCTGGAGCAACAGCCAGGCTAAGAACAATTCCCACAGCGGCGCCGCCAGCAAGAAGCCAAACGTCGCGAGCGGCGGTGGAAACAGCAAGCGGCCGGCCAAACGTCTGCCTAAGAAAACGCAAAAGAGCAGCAGCGTGGACAGTTCGGACATGTTCGATGATGACCAGGACCACCTTGAGGCTTGCTTTAAGGATTCTGATTATG TTTATCCATCGCTAGAGTCTGAGGAAGACAACCCCATTTTCAAATCCAGAtcgaaaaaaaggaaaaatacagaTGACACTCCATATAGCCCGACAG CGCGAGTTGGGCCGACTGTACCGCGCCAGGAAAGACCAGCAAGAGAGGGAGCGCGAGTGGCGTCTATAGAGACGGGGCTGGCAGCTGCAGCAGCCAAACTCTCTCATCAG GAAGAACAGAAgatcaagaagaagaagaagaataccAAAAAGAAGCCTGTGACTGTGGAAGAGCCACACAGACTCTCTCAGGACAGCAGCTCTCCAGAACCCACACCGGACTTAGAGACCAACCCGGCCGACCACGAGGACAACACCGGGACGGGCAAGACGGCCGGCATTTCGCAACCCATGGCCCCCGGAGTCTTCCTCAACCAGCGGCGGCCTTCGTCGTCATCATCGTCTCAGAACACCTCATCTGTCCCGCCAGCAAAAGTCGAACGTGGGAACTCGACAGACGCCAAAG CCAAGCGACTTAAGAAGGGAATGGCGACGGCCAAACAGAGACTAGGAAAAATCTTAAAGATTCATCGTAACGGCAAACTCCTGCTGTAA
- the phf2 gene encoding lysine-specific demethylase phf2 isoform X2: protein MATVPVYCICRLPYDVTQFMIECDACKDWFHGSCVGVDEDEAPDIDIYHCPNCEKTHGKSTLKKKKSWYKHDTGQSGDVKPVQNGSQMFIKELRSRTFPSSEDVVVKLSGSQLTLDYLEENGFNEPILIPKKDGLGMSMPAPTFYISDVENYVGPDVLVDVVDVTKQTNSQMKLKEFVDYYYSTNRKKVLNVINLEFSDSRMGSIVESPQIIRRLSWVENYWPDDALLGKPKVSKYCLICVKDSYTDFHIECGGASVWYHVLKGEKIFFLIKPTSANLSLYERWRSSSNNTEMFFADQVDKCYKCTLKQGQTLFIPSGWINAVLTPVDCLAFSGHFVHSLSVEMQMRAYEVEKRLKVASLTPFPNFETACWYVGKYYLERFKGLHKANKQPPPYLVHGAKIVNGAFRSWTKKQALLEHEDELPENMKPAQLIKDLAKEIRISENATKAIKSEPSNSKPPAEEPPSALSEPEEPMSPARISSPPRDKPARKKATKPPKPPKAPKPPKVPKIKEGGKKKCKKEKESIIPEKKPSSLAALESHAKDILNKMDQPKKLKMAKTGLSVIEKETSKPSDVQKFEMIREHNKNKTEAKWKYKNSKPDSLLKMEEEHKFDRSLHGHKDNKFAFSMSHKKLLGSKTLKTQSNLSVFGSIQNIKEEKPKPVRDEYEYVSDEGELKIDEFPIRRKKNAVKREFSFLSNIKEPIQPSKKSKLQPSVIKSGDSSDEESLHIDTEAKTDVKGRNSKVSKKKGGSSAGILDLLQASKQVGGIDYSNNSTQEAIQGMLSMANLQSADSCLQPTWSNSQAKNNSHSGAASKKPNVASGGGNSKRPAKRLPKKTQKSSSVDSSDMFDDDQDHLEACFKDSDYVYPSLESEEDNPIFKSRSKKRKNTDDTPYSPTARVGPTVPRQERPAREGARVASIETGLAAAAAKLSHQEEQKIKKKKKNTKKKPVTVEEPHRLSQDSSSPEPTPDLETNPADHEDNTGTGKTAGISQPMAPGVFLNQRRPSSSSSSQNTSSVPPAKVERGNSTDAKAKRLKKGMATAKQRLGKILKIHRNGKLLL from the exons ATGGCGACTGTACCCGTGTATTGCATCTGCAGATTACCTTACGACGTAACCCAGTTTATGATCGAATGCGACGCATGCAAAGACTGGTTTCACGGCAG CTGTGTGGGAGTGGATGAAGATGAAGCACCAGATATCGATATCTATCACTGTCCTAACTGTGAAAAGACTCACGGCAAATCCACCT tgaaaaagaaaaagagctGGTATAAACATGACACGGGGCAAAGCGGAGATGTCAAACCGGTTCAGAACGGCAGTCAAATGTTCATAAAAGAGCTACGCAGCAGAACGTTCCCAAG TTCAGAAGATGTGGTGGTGAAGCTGTCAGGAAGTCAGTTGACGCTGGATTACCTTGAGGAGAATGGATTCAATGAGCCCATTTTGATTCCGAAGAAAGATGGTTTGGGGATGTCCATGCCCGCACCCACCTTCTACATCAGTGATGTGGAAAACTATGTTG GGCCTGATGTTCTTGTGGATGTTGTCGATGTAACCAAGCAAACCAACAGCCAGATGAAGTTAAAAGAGTTTGTTGATTACTACTATAGCACAAACCGAAAGAAAGTATTAAATGTGATCAACCTGGAGTTTTCAGACTCAAG AATGGGCAGTATTGTGGAGAGTCCGCAGATAATTCGCAGATTGTCCTGGGTAGAAAACTACTGGCCAGACGATGCATTGTTGGGGAAACCTAAAGTGTCCAAGTACTGTCTCATCTGTGTGAAAGACAGCTACACAGACTTCCATATCGAGTGCGGTGGTGCCTCTGTATGGTATCATGTACTAAAG GGAGAGAAGATCTTCTTCCTCATCAAGCCCACCTCCGCCAACCTGTCTCTGTACGAGCGCTGGAGATCTTCCTCCAACAACACCGAGATGTTCTTCGCCGACCAGGTGGACAAGTGTTACAAGTGCACACTGAAACAAGGGCAGACTCTCTTCATTCCATCAG GATGGATTAATGCAGTACTGACTCCTGTAGACTGCTTGGCCTTCTCCGGCCACTTCGTCCACAGTCTGAGCGTAGAGATGCAAATGAG AGCATACGAAGTGGAAAAAAGACTCAAGGTCGCCAGCCTCACTCCATTTCCAAACTTTGAAACAGCATGTTGGTATGTGGGGAAGTATTACCTGGAGCGGTTTAAAG GTTTACATAAGGCAAATAAGCAGCCGCCTCCCTATTTGGTACACGGTGCCAAAATCGTCAATGGAGCTTTCAGATCGTGGACTAAAAAACAG GCTCTTTTAGAACACGAGGACGAGCTTCCAGAAAACATGAAGCCAGCGCAGCTTATTAAAGACCTTGCCAAAGAGATTCGGATTTCAGAG AATGCAACAAAAGCCATAAAGAGCGAACCCAGCAACTCGAAGCCCCCAGCAGAGGAACCTCCATCTGCTTTATCTGAGCCTGAAGAGCCCATGTCCCCCGCCCGCATCTCCTCTCCCCCGAGAGATAAGCCAGCCAGGAAGAAAGCCACGAAGCCACCCAAACCGCCAAAGGCACCCAAGCCTCCGAAGGTGCCCAAAATAAAAGAAGGTGGCAAGAAGAAAtgcaagaaagaaaaagagagtaTTAtaccagagaaaaagccctcGAGTCTGGCAGCGCTCGAGTCTCACGCAAAGGACATCCTAAACAAGATGGACCAGCCAAAAAAATTAAAG ATGGCAAAGACTGGGTTGAGTGTCATAGAGAAAGAGACAAGTAAACCCAGTGACGTTCAGAAGTTTGAGATGATTCGAGAGCACAATAAGAACAAGACTGAGGCAAAATGGAAATACAAG AACAGCAAACCTGATTCATTGTTGAAGATGGAGGAAGAGCACAAATTTGACAGAAGTTTACACGGCCATAAAGACAACAAGTTTGCGTTTTCAATGTCGCATAAGAAGTTGCTGGG ATCAAAGACGCTCAAGACTCAGAGCAATTTGAGTGTTTTTGGCTCTATACAAAACATTAAGGAGGAAAAGCCCAAGCCCGTGCGGGACGAGTACGAGTACGTCTCTGATGAGGGGGAGCTTAAGATCGACGAATTCCCAATCAGGAGGAAAAAGAACGCTGTCAAGAGAGAATTCTCCT TTTTATCAAACATCAAAGAGCCCATTCAGCCATCGAAAAAGTCAAAGCTTCAACCGTCGGTCATAAAG AGTGGAGATTCGTCAGATGAAGAATCGCTCCACATAGACACGGAGGCTAAGACGGATGTCAAAGGCCGTAACTCCAAGGTATCGAAGAAGAAAGGAGGAAGTTCAGCCGGGATTCTGGACCTCCTACAGGCCAGCAAACAAGTGGGCGGCATTGACTACAGTAATAACAG CACACAGGAAGCCATTCAGGGCATGCTGTCCATGGCTAACCTGCAGTCAGCAGACTCTTGTCTGCAACCCACCTGGAGCAACAGCCAGGCTAAGAACAATTCCCACAGCGGCGCCGCCAGCAAGAAGCCAAACGTCGCGAGCGGCGGTGGAAACAGCAAGCGGCCGGCCAAACGTCTGCCTAAGAAAACGCAAAAGAGCAGCAGCGTGGACAGTTCGGACATGTTCGATGATGACCAGGACCACCTTGAGGCTTGCTTTAAGGATTCTGATTATG TTTATCCATCGCTAGAGTCTGAGGAAGACAACCCCATTTTCAAATCCAGAtcgaaaaaaaggaaaaatacagaTGACACTCCATATAGCCCGACAG CGCGAGTTGGGCCGACTGTACCGCGCCAGGAAAGACCAGCAAGAGAGGGAGCGCGAGTGGCGTCTATAGAGACGGGGCTGGCAGCTGCAGCAGCCAAACTCTCTCATCAG GAAGAACAGAAgatcaagaagaagaagaagaataccAAAAAGAAGCCTGTGACTGTGGAAGAGCCACACAGACTCTCTCAGGACAGCAGCTCTCCAGAACCCACACCGGACTTAGAGACCAACCCGGCCGACCACGAGGACAACACCGGGACGGGCAAGACGGCCGGCATTTCGCAACCCATGGCCCCCGGAGTCTTCCTCAACCAGCGGCGGCCTTCGTCGTCATCATCGTCTCAGAACACCTCATCTGTCCCGCCAGCAAAAGTCGAACGTGGGAACTCGACAGACGCCAAAG CCAAGCGACTTAAGAAGGGAATGGCGACGGCCAAACAGAGACTAGGAAAAATCTTAAAGATTCATCGTAACGGCAAACTCCTGCTGTAA